One genomic segment of Solidesulfovibrio sp. includes these proteins:
- a CDS encoding serine hydrolase — MRHVIRRSLAALVLVSVSVLAASARADTAFPAGAWDIVDPGSLGWDAARLDSARRFAEAIGSSAVMIVWDGKVLAEWGDTREPFPIHSMRKSLMSALLGIAVAKGRLELDTTLGQLGIDDSTPSLTEDEKQARIRDLIMARSGVYHEAAYETRTMRERRPARGSHPPGTFWYYNNWDFNVLATILQDATGIDFYEALQRWIAEPVGMQDYTLRDGDWIYAPSSIYPAYTLRMSARDLARFGLLYLNRGQWQGRQVVPARWVGQSIQPYSPVSPGLGYGYLWWVASGDRQFDVRLGPGSYSARGHGGQVLVVIPSRRLVIVHLCQAESGRASVSKKHFHMLLAKILEARPDQATVAASPKSMPLD; from the coding sequence ATGCGGCATGTCATCCGACGCTCCCTCGCGGCTTTGGTCCTCGTTTCGGTGTCGGTCTTGGCCGCCTCGGCCCGGGCCGATACCGCCTTTCCCGCCGGCGCTTGGGATATCGTCGATCCGGGCTCCCTGGGTTGGGACGCCGCCAGACTCGACTCCGCCCGCCGCTTCGCCGAGGCCATCGGGTCCTCGGCGGTCATGATCGTGTGGGACGGCAAGGTCCTGGCCGAATGGGGCGACACGCGAGAGCCGTTCCCCATCCATTCCATGCGCAAAAGCCTCATGAGCGCCCTGCTCGGCATCGCCGTGGCCAAGGGCCGCCTGGAACTCGACACCACCCTCGGCCAATTGGGCATCGACGATTCCACGCCGTCGCTGACCGAGGACGAAAAACAGGCTAGGATCCGCGACCTGATCATGGCCCGCTCGGGCGTCTACCACGAGGCCGCCTACGAAACGCGAACGATGCGGGAACGGCGGCCGGCCCGCGGCAGCCACCCTCCGGGCACGTTCTGGTATTACAACAACTGGGATTTCAACGTATTGGCAACGATTCTGCAGGACGCCACCGGCATTGACTTCTATGAGGCGCTCCAACGGTGGATCGCCGAACCCGTCGGCATGCAGGATTACACCCTTCGGGATGGCGACTGGATATACGCCCCCTCGTCCATATACCCCGCCTACACCCTGCGCATGAGCGCCCGCGACCTGGCACGTTTCGGGCTGCTGTATCTCAACCGGGGGCAATGGCAGGGCCGGCAAGTCGTGCCCGCCCGCTGGGTCGGGCAAAGCATCCAGCCCTATTCCCCCGTCAGTCCGGGGCTCGGGTATGGCTATCTGTGGTGGGTGGCCAGCGGGGACAGGCAGTTCGACGTTCGCCTGGGGCCGGGCAGCTATTCCGCGCGCGGACACGGGGGGCAGGTGCTTGTCGTCATTCCCTCCCGCCGCCTGGTGATCGTCCATCTCTGCCAGGCCGAGTCGGGCCGCGCCTCGGTGTCCAAGAAGCATTTCCACATGTTGCTGGCCAAGATCCTCGAGGCTCGCCCGGACCAGGCAACTGTCGCCGCATCCCCAAAGTCGATGCCGCTCGACTGA
- a CDS encoding radical SAM protein, producing MSLYRMAESVFFPVIPQIQVTLNCNFRCTYCFQDHRASEVMEPATAEAILVKCAEYNRGWMRGGARGVVDVFWHGGEPLLAGLDFYREMLRIQAKMPDVTFKNHLQTNGALLNDALARFFVENGFQLGFSLDGPPEINDRSRRTATGQQSAHEAAMRGIAAFRRFSPPGGRVPIIAVVTRETMAQAEAFYAFFKEMGAEVQLDIYDLRCDDLRPASPDGLFRQAPAAAQIERFLIRLFDLWFYDP from the coding sequence ATGTCGCTGTATCGTATGGCTGAATCGGTCTTTTTCCCCGTCATCCCGCAAATACAGGTTACCCTCAACTGTAACTTCCGCTGCACGTATTGCTTCCAGGATCACCGCGCAAGCGAGGTCATGGAACCCGCCACGGCGGAGGCGATCCTTGTCAAATGCGCCGAATACAACCGGGGCTGGATGCGCGGCGGCGCCCGGGGCGTTGTCGACGTGTTCTGGCATGGCGGCGAACCGCTCCTGGCCGGCCTGGATTTCTACCGCGAGATGCTGCGGATTCAGGCGAAGATGCCGGACGTCACCTTCAAAAACCACCTCCAGACGAACGGGGCGCTGTTAAACGACGCCCTTGCGCGTTTTTTCGTCGAAAACGGCTTCCAGCTCGGCTTCAGCCTGGATGGGCCGCCGGAAATCAACGACCGCAGCCGCCGCACGGCAACCGGCCAACAGTCCGCCCACGAGGCCGCCATGCGCGGCATTGCCGCCTTTCGCCGCTTCTCGCCGCCGGGCGGCCGCGTGCCCATCATCGCCGTGGTGACGCGCGAGACCATGGCCCAGGCGGAAGCCTTCTACGCCTTTTTCAAGGAGATGGGCGCCGAGGTGCAACTGGACATCTACGACCTGCGCTGCGACGACCTGCGCCCCGCCTCCCCGGATGGCCTGTTCCGCCAGGCTCCGGCCGCGGCGCAGATCGAGCGGTTCCTGATACGGCTCTTCGACCTCTGGTTTTACGACCCGTAG
- a CDS encoding SPASM domain-containing protein — translation MFNPRGLVFPCDQYVGDAATAIGDIRRDALATIMRRKAALWDAIKIGVRKSAEAMACSTCDWGLSCMGGCLTCMKYNAMLLAARARGLPDDRWRDMPVPASLGDLAGETYYCEALRGLRRHIKAAVRRELDKAHG, via the coding sequence ATCTTCAACCCCCGGGGCCTCGTTTTCCCCTGCGACCAGTATGTCGGCGACGCGGCCACGGCCATCGGCGATATCCGCCGCGACGCGCTCGCGACGATCATGCGCCGCAAGGCGGCCTTGTGGGACGCGATCAAGATCGGCGTTCGCAAATCCGCCGAGGCCATGGCCTGTTCCACGTGCGACTGGGGGCTGTCCTGCATGGGCGGCTGCCTGACCTGCATGAAATACAACGCCATGCTGCTGGCGGCCCGGGCCAGGGGCCTGCCCGACGATCGCTGGCGGGACATGCCGGTGCCGGCGTCCCTTGGGGACCTGGCCGGCGAGACCTACTATTGCGAGGCGCTGCGCGGCTTGCGGCGGCATATAAAGGCTGCCGTGCGGCGGGAGCTGGACAAGGCGCATGGCTAG
- a CDS encoding radical SAM/SPASM domain-containing protein — MASRAFTVTLEPVAACNLACAYCYAVKGTAAQPDAGLFLRSLARIGRYAADQGFDEVHCVWLGGEPLLAGHAFFEGVADWTAAAPAGIRVRHFLQTNGLLLDDAYCRLFKAADVQLGLSLDGPQAVHDALRRTSQGGPTFPRVMAAAELLRRHAVPFGCAAVVTRMTLGREQEIYDFFCGLGCGFRINPVIPGPGAARRNVLIEPEEYGRCLVRFFDAWSDPRGDRVPVSPLDNYVVALLGGELRECQQQPSCARQGLGLKPNGDVVRCGRFQDRILGNLEEADLDALLAGREPDPFEARVAALTGCHGCSYWRQCHGGCPHNAVAFGRDLQARDPFCAAFKMIFSHIARALSL; from the coding sequence ATGGCTAGCCGGGCCTTCACCGTCACCCTGGAGCCGGTGGCGGCCTGCAACCTCGCCTGCGCCTACTGCTATGCGGTAAAAGGGACCGCCGCCCAGCCGGATGCGGGCCTTTTCCTGCGCAGCCTCGCCCGGATCGGCCGCTACGCCGCGGACCAGGGCTTTGACGAGGTCCACTGCGTCTGGCTGGGGGGGGAGCCGCTGCTGGCCGGGCATGCCTTCTTCGAAGGCGTGGCGGACTGGACGGCCGCGGCCCCCGCGGGGATCAGGGTCCGGCATTTCCTGCAGACCAACGGCCTGTTGCTGGATGACGCCTATTGCCGCCTGTTCAAGGCCGCGGACGTCCAACTGGGCCTGAGCCTGGACGGCCCCCAAGCCGTCCATGACGCCTTGCGGCGCACCAGCCAGGGAGGGCCGACCTTCCCCCGGGTCATGGCGGCCGCCGAGCTGCTGCGGCGGCACGCAGTCCCCTTCGGCTGCGCCGCGGTGGTCACCCGGATGACGCTCGGCCGGGAGCAGGAAATCTACGATTTTTTCTGCGGCCTGGGCTGCGGCTTCCGGATCAACCCCGTCATCCCCGGCCCGGGGGCCGCGCGGCGGAACGTCCTGATCGAACCCGAGGAATACGGCCGTTGCCTCGTCCGCTTCTTTGACGCCTGGAGCGACCCGCGAGGGGACCGGGTGCCTGTCTCCCCCCTGGACAACTACGTGGTGGCGCTTTTGGGCGGCGAACTTCGGGAATGCCAGCAACAGCCTTCGTGCGCCCGCCAGGGCCTGGGGCTCAAACCCAACGGCGATGTGGTGCGTTGCGGCCGTTTCCAGGACAGGATCCTGGGCAATCTCGAGGAAGCCGACCTGGACGCGCTCCTGGCGGGCCGGGAGCCCGACCCGTTCGAGGCTCGGGTTGCCGCGCTCACGGGCTGTCATGGCTGTTCCTATTGGCGGCAATGCCATGGGGGCTGCCCGCATAACGCGGTCGCCTTCGGGCGCGACCTTCAGGCCAGGGATCCTTTCTGTGCCGCATTCAAGATGATTTTTTCCCACATCGCGCGTGCCTTGTCCCTATGA